A stretch of the Leguminivora glycinivorella isolate SPB_JAAS2020 chromosome 2, LegGlyc_1.1, whole genome shotgun sequence genome encodes the following:
- the LOC125241153 gene encoding defense protein 3-like, giving the protein MSAAAQMNLIHTNNHKMDAHAFATKTMPHNHPSFVTHGGGVDYMYKNTVGASASVAHTPMFKHTEQNIGAKFNLHQTPTSAMSLNLGANRSMNPHSSGGFKPNMLFNVQKKF; this is encoded by the exons ATGTCAGCAGCGGCCCAGATGAACCTGATCCACACTAACAACCATAAAATGGACGCTCACGCCTTCGCGACCAAGACTATGCCTCACAATCACCCCAGTTTTGTCACACATGGAGGAGGCGTCGACTATATGTAcaa gAACACGGTTGGAGCCAGTGCCTCGGTCGCTCACACGCCGATGTTCAAGcacacggaacaaaacatcggTGCCAAGTTCAACCTGCATCAGACTCCTACATCAGCCATGAGCTTGAACCTTGGAGCGAACAGATCCATGAATCCTCACAGCAGCGGTGGCTTCAAACCCAACATGCTATTCAATGTGCAGAAGAAGTTTTAA